Below is a genomic region from Streptomyces sp. RPA4-2.
ACGCCGACTCCGCGCAGGGCGAGGTCCTGGGCGGACTCACCGAGCTTCTTGAGGTCGGTGTCGAGGGTGCTGATGAAGTCCGTCACCCGGGTCTGGATCGTCTCCTGCGCCTCCTTGGCACGGGAGGCGGCCTTCTCCTGGACGGTGTTCGCGTCCATGTTCTTCACGGTCTCGATGCGCGCCGGAGCCTCGGCGCGGATCTGCTCCACGATGCCGGGGACCTTCCTGGCCTGCTGGACGGCCAGGTCGGCGGTGCCGGCCAGGAAGTACAGCGGGGTCGGGTCCGTGGCGGCCTTGCGGATGTCGTCGGTGATGGCCATGGCGATGATCCTCCCGGAGTCGCTTTCAGCTGAGGGTTTGGGTGGTCCGCGGCGAACCTGCCGGTCTGCACCGGTAGCGGCGGCACTGCCGCCGCCGGTACGGGTCAACCGGCGGTCTGCTGCGGATCGGCATCGCTTCCGTCGGCCGTGCGGGGGCCTCGGACAGCGGTGTCCGGCGATTGCCGGGTGTCCGATATGTTCTGTGCCGGGTCCTGCACCGTCTCCTGGACCACGCCTGGGGCCATGTCCCGTGTCCCGCCCTGGGCCATGTCCGGCGTGATCTCGAATCCGTTCTCCTTGCGGAAGGACTCGTAGATCTGGAGCAGTACCTGCTTCTGCCGTTCGTTCAGCGTGGGATCGGCGAGGATGACGGCACGTGTCTCCACCTCGTCCCGGTCCCGTTCGGCGTCGAGGATGCCGGCCCGCACGTACAGCGTCTCGGCGGAGATCCGCAGCGCCTTGGCGACCTGCTGCAGCACCTCCGCGCTCGGCTTGCGCAGCCCGCGCTCGATCTGGCTCAGGTACGGATTGGACACCCCGGCGGCGTCGGCGAGCTGCCGCAGTGACAGCTGCGCGGTGCGCCGCTGTTCACGCAGATACTCACCGAGATTGCCGACGTTGAGCGATGCCATGGCTCCACCTTGCCGCACCCCCGCTAACAATTGCAAGCACCCGCTTGCAAAAGTGCGCTGCGCCACGCCGAAAGCCCCCGGTCGGACGCAGGCGCCGCTGTCCGTTCCCGGTAGGTCTGCGGTTTATTCGGAGCAGGCGTCCGTGCGTGCGCCCAACGGCGGTGGTTTTGCCGGAAGAGGCCGTGGCGGTGCCGTGCTGTCTCGTGAAGCCGTGGCGAGCTGTTGGTGCTGGTGCTCTCACGCTCAGCAGTCAGGATGGCTGGACTTGGTCGAAGAGTGCGAGGGCTTCGGCGGGGTCCGGGCTCACGAGGCGTTCCAGACCTGCCGTCGTGATCTTCGCCCACCTGCCGGCCCGTACCCACATCTGTTCCTCGAAGGCGCGGACGGTCTCGTCCAGATCCTCGGGGCCGGCGGCGATGGACTCGGCGAGTTCGGCGCCTTCCAGCATCGCGAGGTTCGCGCCCGCCCCCAAGGGGGGCATCAGGTGGGCGGCGTCGCCCAGCAGCGTCACCCCGGGAACGTGGGTCCAGGTGTGGGACACGGGCAGGACGTGGAGGGGGCGGTGGACGAAGGCGGTGCCGTGGCGGAGGAGGTCGAGGACAGGAGCGGCCCAGCCGTCGAACAGAGCCAGCAGCCTCGATCGCACGGCCTCGACGTCGGCCAGGTCCAGGTTCGCGTGCCAGTCCAGAGGGGCGCGGAACTGGGCGTACACCTTGACGTGGCCGCCGTTGTTGCGCTGGGCGACGAGAGCCCGGTTCACGCCGTACACCGCCACGGAACCGTCGCCGACCAGCCGGGCGAGGTCGGGATGGCGGGTGTCGACGTCGTCGAGGGAGGTCTCGACATAGGTGACGCCGGTGTAGTGCGGCGTCACCGACGAGACCGCCGGGCGGACCCGGGACCAGGCGCCGTCCGCGCCGACCACGAGGTCGAACGTCTCCTGCCGCCCGTCCGCGAAATGGACCAGTAGGCCATCCCGGGTCCCCGGCACCACCTGCGTCACGCCCCGGCCCCACTGGACATCGAGAGAGCCGAGCAGCAGGTCACGGAGTTGCCCGCGGTCGATCTCGGGATTGGCCCGGTCATCTGGACGGGGTCGCCAGTCGCGCAGGACGGTTCCGTCCGTGTCCAGGATGCGCATGGCCTGCCCTTCGGGACGGGACAGCTCCTGGAACTCCGCCAGCAGCCCCGCCTTGTCCAGCGCGAGCTGGCCCAGCCCTTCATGCAGGTCCAGTGTGCCGCCCGGGGGGCGGGCGTCGGGGGCGGGATCGCGTTCGAGGACGGTGACAAGGTGGTCATGGCGGTGCAGGACGCGGGCGAAGGTAAGGCCGGCAGGACCGCTCCCGACCACTGCGATGCGGTGTCTCATATCGATACACCGTATTGCTCGAATACGGTGTATCGCAACGGTACGGTGTGAGCATGACTGTCTGGGACCGGCCGGAACCGCCGTCTCGCCCCGTGCCGCTCGACCGGGAGCGGATCGTCGCCGCCGCCATCGCACTGGCCGACGAGGGCGGGCTGGAGGCGGTGTCGGTACGCAAGGTGGCCGCCCGCCTGGACGCGGGCCCGATGCGGCTGTACAGATACATCTCCAGCAAGGAGGAGCTGTTCGACCTCATGGTGGACGAGGTCCAGGCCGAGATCCTCACCGAGGAACAGCCCGGTGACTGGCGGGAGGCGCTCGGCGTCCTCGCCCAGCGCACCAGGCAGGCCGCTCTCCGCCACGCATGGCTGGCCGACCTGCTCGGCGGCCGCCCGGCGATGGGTCCGAACGGCCTCGCCGTGGCCGAGGCCACGCTGTCTGCCTTCGACGGCCTCGCCGACGTCGACACCGTCATGCGCGCCGTGGAGACGGTCAGCGCCTACTTCATCGGCGCGATCAGGCGTGAGACCGCGCACCTGCGGGCCGAGCACGCCACGGGCCTGTCCAAGCACGACTGGCAGCGCGCCCACGGCCCCCACATGACGAGCATGCTGGCCACCGGCCGCTTCCCGGCGTTGGCCAAGGCCGTGTACGACGGCACGGACGTGGACGCCGAGACATCCTTCGCAACCGGCCTGGAATGGGTCCTCGACGGCGTGGCCACCAAACTCGCCCGGCCGCCGGCGTGACGCTCAGCTCTTGCCGAATGCGAGCGAGGCCGGGGTCGGTGTCCACGGGCCGTGCGGGCCTGGGCCGCCACCATGAATCCTGCCGAAGGCCCCTCGCATCGACCCTGCTCGGCGGGCGCTACGGGCACCTCGCCGATGGACGAACCTCGGTCGGCACCGGCGCACCATCGACGCCGTCTGCACAGAGGCCGAGCCTCGGCTGAACGTCCCCACCCTTCGCGAGAAGCTCCACTCCTACGCCTTCTCCAACGACGCCCTTTTTCGCTGGACCGAGCCCTTGGGAAGGTCTCTGATGTTGGTGGCGACGCCGGACGACTACGACGCCCTACGGGATGAGTCCCACCACCAGAACTGAAAGACACCAGGCCGCGGCCGTGCCGTCCGACAGAACAAATGGGACCGTCTCAGCTCGCGCTCAAGCGGGCGCAGCACCGTGCAGATCCACTGGGCCGCCCGGCTCCGGTTTCGTCCCAACAGAACTGACGAGGCCCAGCTCAGAGACACCTCATCGATTCAGATCTTTTTGGGAACGGACAGCCGCGCCGGGACCCGATCCGCGCCCTCGGCGGCGACACGCCTCGACGGAGGCCGCCGGCCGGCTGCGGCCCCGCTGTCGAGAGGGGTGCTCTTACGAGATGGTCCGGCGTGGCCGCACTCGACAACCGACCGCGCCCCCTCGGAGGAATACGCGGAAAGGCGGCGGGAAATACCGGCCGAACCGGATCCGTAAAACCGTGGAGTCCACCGCCAGGAAAACGGTCCGGGTGGATGGCTTCTCTCTCCACCCGGACCGCGGAGTCAGTTATTGTTGTTGTTGGTGCCACCGCCATTGTTGTTGTTATTGTTGTTGTTATTGTTGACGATGACCGTAATCTTCAACCCGTCGTCGTCGAAGTCCCAGTCCCGCAGGTCGTAACCGGCGTCGCCGTCCTCATCGTCCTTGAAGTCCGCCCAGTCGTCGGCGCCCGCATCGGCCTTTGATTCCGCCCGGTCGTAACCACCGTCGACGTCCGCATTGTGCTCGAAGTCCGCCCAGTCGTGGCCACCGTCGACGCCCGCTTCCTCCTCGGGGGCGGCGAAGGCAACGCTTGAGCGGAAGGTCTTGAACGAGTCATGACCTGCGGCTTGCGCCATGGGCGCCGACCAGAGACCTACCATCCCGCCGCCGAGCACGATCAGCGCCGCCGCCCTCGCACCCCGGCGGGGGTGACGCGAGGGATTGCCCTCGCCCTGACGCCCGTTGCACATCGCCTTGAGCTTCGGAAACATCTTGCGTCCTCTCTCCTCGCATGAGCGAGGGAACTGTCCGATTGGTTCGAGGATGCAAACGTCGAGCCGCATCCAGCCTCATCACGCTTTCCGTGCGAACTGCATGCGATAACGGTTCGACCTGCGATGTTAGGCCAGATGCTGGCATGTCTGCGACATGCGGCTCACACCGATGGCGCGTCTGGAGACCAGGCGATAAAGTAATCGGCCTCAAATTGTCATGACGACCCTCGAGTTCGTCCGACGGGCCGTTTCGGCTTGCCGGACCGGCCATGGGCAGGCCGGCGGCCCGGCTGTGAGAGCGGAGCGAGCCACCTTGATCTTGAGGAGGCAGGGAAATCTCGGAACGGCGCCCGAGGCCTGTTCCGTGAAGCCCTCCGCGCACAGTACCGTTGCGGCCATGACTGCCGGGTCGGCCTCGTGCCGTGAGCGAGTGGGTTGCCCGGCCTCCGAGTGAGGCCGGGGCGGTGCAGGGCACCGCCCACTCCTTTTCCTCGCGCACTCCGGGATACGGAGTATCGCGCGCTTTCCCCCCTTCTCGATTTCCGCAACGCGGGCTTCGCGTGCCTTCGCACGCGCACGGCGCCGCGGCGATTCCCCCTGCCCGAAAACTGCCCGAAAAACAGAAAGCAGAGCATGCCCAACGCCTTCAACCAGCAGATCATCGATGAATTCCGCGCCCGTGACGGGAAGGTCGGCGGCCCTTTCGAGGGAGCCCGACTGCTCCTGCTGACCACCACCGGGGTCCGCACCGGAACCCCGCACACCACCCCCCTCGGCTACTACCCCGACGGCGGCGGCCGGGTCCTCGTCATCGCCTCGGCCGGGGGAGCGCCCAGGCACCCGGACTGGTTCCTCAACCTCGTCGCCGAGCCGCGCGTCCGCGTCGAGAGCGGTGTCTTCACGTACGACGCGCGGGCCGTCGTCCTGGAGGGCGCCGAGCGCGACCGGCTCTTCGCCCGGGCGGTGGAGGCCGACCCGGGATGGGCGCGGTACCAGGCGAAGACGGACCGCGTGATCCCCGTCGTCGCGCTCCAGGAGATCGCCCAGGACGGTCCGCCGCGCCTGAACGCCGGCTCCGTGAGCGAGGCCCTGAAACTCGTCCACGATGCCTTCCGGCGCGAACTCGCCCTGATACGAGCGGAGTTCGAGGCCACCGGCTCCCACCTGGGTGCCCAGCTCCGCGTCAACTGCCTAGCGCTCTGCCAGGGCCTGCACCAGCACCACACCGGCGAGGACATCGGTCTCTTCCGTGTCCTCGCCGACCGCCACCCCGAACACGCGCCGCTGCTCGACCGGTTGCGCGACGAGCACGGGCGGATCGCCGTGCTGGCCGGGGAACTGCGCCGGGTCGTCGGCGAGAAGCACGCCGACCCGGCTCTCGTACTCCCCGAGGTGGTACGCCTCACGGAAGCGCTCGAAGCCCATCTCACCTACGAGGAGGACCAGCTGATCCCGATTCTGGACGCGGCGACCGCCCCCTGAGACGGCGGGTGCGGCGACCTCGTCGAGCGGGACGAGGTCGCCGGCCGGCCACCGGGCCGGCCTGTCCGAGCGGGGCGGGCGCCGGCCAGGTGCCGGATGTCCCGCACGTTCGCGGGACGGTCAGGATTCCGCGGAGACCCCGGCCGGCCGCCGGCTCCCGCGTTCTCCGTGCGGCAGCGCGCGGGCGAGGTAGGGGTTCGTCGTCCTGCCCGGAAGTCCCAGCGCAGCGATGGCGTCGGCGAGGGTCATCGCGTAGGAGCCGACGGCCCGGCGGACGTTCGGGGCGTCCAGGCTGTCGCCGGTCACCAGACGGTCGAGGTCCACGTACGCCGAGCGGACCACCTCCATCCAGCGGTAGACACGCCAGTCCTCGCGCCAGCCCTTCGTGCAGTCCTCCGGCAGGACACGCTCCCAGCGGGCGAACAGGCGCTCACGGATCTCGGGCCGCGTGGGTGTGAGATGCATGTGCCGGACCAGGTCGTACAGCGGGTCGCCGACGACCGCCATCTCCCAGTCGATGAGCACCAGTCCACCCCACTCGCCGCGCACCAGGTTCCACGGATTGAGATCACCGTGCAGGAGTACGGGCCGACGCGGGACGAGTGTGTGGCGGTCGAGGATCTCGCCGAGCCGGTACCCGTCGGGGAGCCCGAGTTCCCGCATCAGATCCCGGGTCGGTTTGGTCAGTCCGTTCACCATGTGCACCAGTTCGGCGCGGAGTCCGGGGTAGAGATTCAGCCCTTCCATGAACGGATCCAGCTCTTCGCAGTCGACGGAGGACAGGGCCCCGAGCTGGTCCACGAGATCGTCCGCCTCGTAGGGGCGCAGCCCTTCCACGGGGTGATCCGGCGGCCTGAACCCGTCCGCCGGCCCCTCGTACGAGTGGATGGTGAACTGTTCCTTCAGGCCGCTGATGCCCAGGGCCAGCACCCGCGGGGCACGCACGGAGACGTCCGACCGCTCGATGGCTCCGAGGACGGCGTGCTCGTTGAGGAACCTGCGCTCGCGGGTGTTCGCCGCGCCGACCCTCCGACGGACCATGACGGGAAAGGGCAGGCTCGGCACCCGTACCGCCGTGTTGAGATGGGCCGTTCCCTTGAACACCCGATCCGCGGACGCGGCGCCCTCCTCGAACAGGGCCTCGCTCACGGCCGCCTTGGAGAGAGAGGGGTGCAGAGGAAGTCTTTCGTCGGCCGTCCAGACGATCCGCTCGCGGGACCAGTGATGTCCGTGCCGGTCTTCGTGGGACTCGTTCCAGCGGAAGAGAATGCGCTCGATCGCCGTCTCGTCCGGCACGCTCGCGAGCCGCAGTGGTTCCTCGGCCGCCAGCAGTGCCCGGTGCACCGCGCTCGTCGCGGCATCCAGTTCCTGCTGTTTGACGGAGTCACCCAGCGACATGGCGGCCCGGATCACATCCGGGTAGACGGACTGGGCACGCTCGAAGGCGACGTAGTTCCTGAGGTCGCGGTCGAGCCCGTGCACGGCCGCGGGACGCCGGCGGCCCATCGCCTCCCGCCATGCCTCGATCACCTCGGGCCACTGGTAGTCGGGGTACCGCATGCGCACCAGGTGCGTGGCGAGGTCGTGCAACGGGTCGCCGTAACTCGCCAGTTCCCAGTCGACGCAGATCAGGGGCGGGGCGCCGTCGTAGGACACGATCACGTTGTCCCGGTGCAGGTCGGTGTGGAGCAGGCTGAAGGGGCGGCTGACCTGTGCCGGCACCTTCTCGGCGAATCGCACCATCGCGTCCTCGGGAATACCCAGCATCGCGAAAAGACCGCCGAATTCGTCCCAGTTGCGCTGTCTGATCTGCTTCTCCGCCGCGAACGCCAACGTCCGTAGAAAGGCTCTGCTGTCACGGCTGGAGCGGGGCCAGGACGGTGGCAGCGGAGGAAGATGCCGTCTGCGCACCTGCGTCATGTCCGCCAGGAGATCCGCGAGTGCGCGGACCAGACCGGCGTGCAGCGGATTGTCGTTCGGGCAGATGCGCGACAGCGGCATGCCCTCCACATAGCTGAGAATGGTCAGATCACGGTGCTTGACCAGGCAGCGCGGAACGTGCGGCAGTACGCCGCAGATCGTGTTGAGGATCTCCGCCTCGTCCTGCCAGGTCCTGATGACCACGGGCAGCGCCGAGGGGATACGTTCCCGCACCGTCACCGGCGCACCGTCTTCGCACGCCACCAGACGGGAGTCGTGTTCCGTGAGCGGCCTCACCATGTAATTCAGATTGTGGTGTCCCCGGCCGAACGATCCGAATGCCTTGGCGTAGCGGACGAAGTCGCGGTACTCCGTGTCCGACGCCTCTTCCAGGGCCAGGGGACCGGGCGGGCCGGACATCAGCGGAACGCCCACGGTCACTCCTGAATGGCTGTGCGTTGTCGCCGATGTTCATGCACCGCGACGAGGGTGAGGACACCCTAGTGGTCGCCCGGGAGCGTGACCGGGCAATCGCCGCGTATTGAGAAAGAGTTCTACATTCAAGGAGTGCCGCGCTGCTGGAGGCCCCGTGGGTCCGGCTTCGGCTCAGGACGGCTGCGCGAGAAGATTCCAGCAGGAGTCGAACCAGGCGTGCATGCTCTCGACGAACACCGACCCGGAGGAGTCGGGATCACCCTCGTCGTTGACGTGGCGGGTGAGTGTCGATCCCAGGCCCAGCACGTCGATGGCGTCGACCTCTGTCTCGGCCTCGGTCTCGTCGTCCATGAGGATCGAGCGTTCCACCACCTCGTACGGCCCGAACAGTGCCTCGGCACCCGGGCGCAGATACAGCTTGAACGTGGGGGTGAGCGGCACATGCCGGACCTCCACCCGCACGGACGGCACGAGGCCCTCCGTCTGCAGGTCCCGCAGCGCCGAACGCAACGAGATCGCATGCCGCCGGGTGATGGCGTGCAGGCGCTCCTGGAGCCGTCCGTTCAACTGGTCCGGTTGCCCGGCCTCCGCCTGCTGCGCCTCCCCTCCTCCGCTCGCGGGGCGCTGCGCGCGGGGGTAGGGGAGTTCGAGTGACGGGGAGGGCAACAGCATGCGCAGTTCGAGGCGCTCGGGCTCGACCTCACCCAGGCGGACACGCTCGGCCTGCAGCCGGATGTGGGCGTCCAGGGATTCGGACGTCAGGGTGAACACGTCCAATTGGACGACCGGCTGAGCGAAGGCCCGCGCGATGAAGGTACCCAGGGTCGCGCGCACCCGGGGCGCTTCCTGCTGCGGGGTGCCGAGGTGTATGGGGCTTTTCACGACGCGTGAGCCGCTGCCCTGCCGGGACTCGATCCAGCCCTCGCCCGACAGTGCTCTCAGGGCCCGCTGAACGGTGTCCCGGGACACCGTCAACTCGTCGGCCAGGGCCCGTTGGGGCGGCAGTGTGCTGCCCAGGGGGTAGACCCCGTTGGCCAGCCGGCCGCGCAGCTCCTCCAGGACACGCCAGAACTCCCTGCCGCCCCCTTCGGTGGTCTGCTCCTCGTCCACACGGCGACCGTACCTCTTTCGGCTGACAAGCAAACCAGTTTCAGTCAAGCAGGGGTCGCCGCTGACGCCCGGTTAAGGGATCAGCCCAGCCGGGAAAACCAATCTCAAGCCAACCAGTCCAATTGGACGGGTAGTTGATCGATTCGCGGAAGTGGACGGGGTGGGACGCATGGTCTTCTTTCAACTGGTCGTCGCCGTGCTGGAATTCGGCACGGCGCAGCTGGTCCGGTCGAGGCTCGGACTGACCGGTCTGCTCGTGCTGACCTGCCTGGTGGTGGGCATACGCGCGGGGAGCGCCCGGCTGGTCTGGTGGTCGGCGGCCCTCTTCTTCCTGCTGACCCTTCAGATGCAGACGTGAGACCCCCGGACGAACGCGGCTCGGCACCTTCGTCCGCGCCGCATCCGCATCCGTATCCGCACCCGCGCCCGTCAGTTCTGCCCTCGAAGCACCCTCAGCACCGGCTCGAGCGATCCCACCACGTCCTCGGCGCCCGCGTCGCGCAGCAGCTTCTCCTTGTACGCGTTGCGTGCGTAGCCGAGGAACGGGACACCGGCCAGTCGCGCCGCCTCGTGGTCGGAGGGGGCGTCGCCGATCATCAGGGCGGCGGAGGGGGCGGCGCCCATGGCGTTCAGCGCGCGGTTGAGGCAGTGGGGGTGCGGCTTGAGCTGGTTCAGGTCCTGCGTGCGGCCGTAGAGGTTGCGGGCGAAGCAGTCGGTGAGGCCACGGCTTTCGAGATAGCCCGAGACCGTGCGGGCCGAGTTGTTGCTCGCGATGGCCAGCCGCGCTCCCACCGCGCTCCAGGTCCGGATCACCGGATCCGCGTACGCGGTCGGCCAGGCGGAGGGCACCGCCCTCAGTTCCTGCTGAGTGAGGCGTTCCTCCAGTTCGGCCACCAGGTCGCTGTGTGGATGGCGCCGGTGCACGGCGTACAGGACGACCATCGGATCCGGGTGGACCTGCTCCTCCTCCGTCAGCAACCCCCGCATGCCCTGGTGTTCGAGCCACTCCACCAGGTCCTTCGCCACGTCCTCCGCCCGGTGCCCCGCGAACAGCCGGCAGATCGGCCCGTCGAAGTCGAAGAGTACGAAGCGAGCGCGTTCGATCACTTCTCGCAGGTTCTCGGTCTCTGCTGCCACCAGTTCGGTCTGCCTCGTATCAGAAGTCACTAGGAGAGTGTCAGGTCCGTGGTGATGGTTTCCCAGAGGGCATCGAACCACTTCTGGGATTGCTCCACGAACGCGGCGTCCCGCATACCGGACCGCTTCTCGAAGGAGAAGAGGAGGGAGTCCGAACCCAGGGCGTCGTACATGTCCAGCGTCACGTCGGCCATCTCCTCCTCCCGCCGGGTGACCATGTAGTACGCGAGCAGGGCCTCGACCTCGTTGAGAAGGTACAGCTTCACGGGCGGGGTGAAGGGGAGAGCCCGGAACGTCACCCGTACGTCGATACCGTGCGAGGAGCGCAGGGCGCGGAGGTTGTGCTGGAGGACGTGGACCTGGGCGTTGCGCTGGGCCAGCCAGCGCCCGTGGACCGGGTCGTCGTCGACCCGGCCGTCGACGGAGACCGGGAAGGCCAGGTTGATGTCCCGGGACGGAAGCAGGATGCGGACGTCGATCGACTCAGGGCGCAGGCGGCCCTCGTGGATCAGACGGACCGGTTCACCGAGCGCGAGCATGAGGGTCTCCGCGGTCAGACAGGCCGCGTCGATCCGGACGTGCGGCGCCGAGAACGCCTGCGCCAGACGGGGCGCCAGGCCGACCATCGTCGTCTGGGGCTCGTCCTGTGCCGGGGCCGGCTCCGCGATCCGGGGCGGGCTCCCCTTGCTGACGTTGCTGAGCAGGCCGTCGTCCTGAAGGGCGCGCAGGGCCTGCCGGACGGTCCCCCGTTCGACGCCGAACTCCTCCGCCAGCTCGGCCTGCGTGGGCAGACGGTCTCCCGCCTTGAGGTCTCCGGCCCGGATCCGTTCCCTCAGGACGTCGGCGATCTCCTGCGGCGAAAGCCTTCTGCTGCCGTTCACTGCAACGTTCTCCTGGGTCACGACCAAACGTTACAACTCCCACCCATCTACGGGGAGTTGTTTAAAAGTTGTTTATGACTGGTGGCCAAGTGGGGACAACCTAAGCAGAGTTGGCAGCCAACTTGGTCAAGTTGGCGGAAGTTTTGCCTCCCCCGTCGAGCCGGCTGCCGCAGCTCCCCGGCCTCACCCCCGCACACCCCAGAGGAACCACCACGCCACAGTAGAAACAGGAGAACCGCCCATGCCCGCCATCGCCCTTCTCTCCGCCCTCTTCGTCGTCGGCTTCGACCAGTTCGTCCAGTGGCAGTACGGCACGACCGGCGTCGTCGGTCTGCTGCTGCTCACCGTCGGGGTCAAGGCGAAGAGCCCCACCTGCAGCTCCATCGGGGCGGTCGTCCTCGCCCTGCTGGTGGCCGGCCCCGCCCTGTGAGCCCCGGCCCGGAGGCGGTCAGCCCGAAAGCAGCAGCTCGGAGCTGATGGTCTCCCACAGCGCGTCGAACCACCGATGGGACTGTTCCACGAACGTGGTGTCCCTCAGCCCGGCTCCGTGCGCGAACGGGAAGAGCATCGACTGCGTGCCCTGGACGTCGTACATCTCCAGGTACTCGTGGTCGACCTCCTCCTCGCGCCTGGCCAGGGTGTAGTACGCGAAGAGCGCCTCGGTCCCGTTGAGCAGGTACAGCTTCACGGGCGGCGTGAAGGGCAGCGCGCGGAAGGCGACGTTGACGTCGATGCCGTGCGTGGCGCGCAGGGCGAGCAGGTTGTGGCGCAGCACCTGACCCTGGGCGTTGCGGTTGGTGAGCCAGTTGCGCTGGAGCCGTCCCGAGGCCGAGGCGTCCACCGGGGCCGGGAAGGCCAGGTCGATGTCGCTGCTGGGGAGCAGGACGCGCACGTCCACCTTGGCTGGTTTCATACGGCCCGCGTGAATTTGCCGGAGGGGCTCGCCCATGGCAAGGGTGAGCGAAATCGAGGTCAGGCAGAGCGCGTCGATCTCCACGTGCCTGGCCCCGAAGGCGGCCGTGATCCGGCCGCCCAGTGCCACCGTGGTGGGCTGCGGTGAGGCTTCCGGGCCGGTCAGAGCCCGTTCCAGGGTGTCGGCGACGGTGGCCGGGCTCCCCTTGGACATGTTGACGAGCAGGTGCTCCGACTGCAGGATGCGCAGCGCCTGACGGACGGCCCCGCGCTCGACGCCGAACTCGTCGGCCAGTTTGGCCTGCGTGGGCATGCGCTGGCCCGGCCGCAGCTTGCCGGACCTGATCCGGCTCCGCAGTTCGTCGGCCACCTCACGGTGTGACCTCTGTGGCCGTGGTGACCTGTTCCGCCCATTGGCGGCGGCGTGTTCCGGCTCCACGACCGAACACTACAACTTCGCGCCATCTTTGGGCAGTTGAAGGATAGGTGGTTATGAGTCGACCCAACGCGGAGATAACTATGAGTGAGTTGGTTGCCAACTTAAGCAACATGGTCAAACTTCCCGAAGGGTTGGCCGCCAGAGTCGCCCAGGCACACGTTCGATCGACCAGGTGGACGGTCCCAGCGGGGTCCGCCTCGCCGTCCCGAAGGAGGGACCGTCATGCCGCTCATCGCCCTCGCCGTCGCCGCCCTCGCCATCGGATTCGAACAGATCATCCAGTGGAGGTACGGGCCGATGGGCCTCATCGCCTTCGCCGTGCTGACCGTCGGCCTCAAGGCCAAGAACACCACCATCAGCGGCATCGGGGCTGTGATCCTCGTCCTGCTGCTCTCCCAGTCCGGCTGATCGGGCGCCACCGTCCGGCAGTCCGGCTGACCGGGTTCCCCTCCGGAGGGGAGCCGGGAGCTCGGTCAGTCCGCACGACGCACCACCGCACGTCGAAAAACAACCACAACCGCAGTGCTACGGATCACCATCACGCACGAAGAACGATCACGCACGAAGAACCGGAACCCGGAACCCAGAACCCGGAGCACGAGCACGGAACCCGGTTCGGGATGCCGCGGCCACAGGGAGGAGCAGGAGTCGGGCCAGTAGAACGCGGGAATCAGAAGATGTCCGGGCACCACGGTCGCCTGGACGTGCGGAGCAGGGCGTCGGCCACGGAGGCGGCGCCCTCTCGTTCTTCCCGCACCCGCCCGAGCGCGGCGAGCCGCACCGCCGACGCTTCGCCGAGCCACAGGGCCGACAGCTCACGCACGTCCAGCGTGAGGTCGGCGCTCTGTCCGGTCGGAGCACACACCGCCCCGTCCGGGCCCGCGTCCAGCCGGTAGCGCCCGGCGGACAGTCCGTCCCCGTCGGTGACGTCCAGGACGAGAGTCCCCGAGCCGGCGTACGTACGCGCCTCCATCGCCCGTACGACATCCAGGATCCGCACCCACAGCCAGTCCGCCTGGGTGGTGATCCGGGCGGCGCGCGGATCAGGCAGGAAGTCCGGCAGCAGGTCGTCGGGGGCGCGCCAGCCGGTCTTGACCTGGGTGATCCAGTCGATCGAGCAGAGGTAGTGCCACAGGGCGCGCTCGGCGGCGGGGGTCACTCCGATCAGCC
It encodes:
- a CDS encoding helix-turn-helix domain-containing protein yields the protein MASLNVGNLGEYLREQRRTAQLSLRQLADAAGVSNPYLSQIERGLRKPSAEVLQQVAKALRISAETLYVRAGILDAERDRDEVETRAVILADPTLNERQKQVLLQIYESFRKENGFEITPDMAQGGTRDMAPGVVQETVQDPAQNISDTRQSPDTAVRGPRTADGSDADPQQTAG
- a CDS encoding NAD(P)/FAD-dependent oxidoreductase, yielding MRHRIAVVGSGPAGLTFARVLHRHDHLVTVLERDPAPDARPPGGTLDLHEGLGQLALDKAGLLAEFQELSRPEGQAMRILDTDGTVLRDWRPRPDDRANPEIDRGQLRDLLLGSLDVQWGRGVTQVVPGTRDGLLVHFADGRQETFDLVVGADGAWSRVRPAVSSVTPHYTGVTYVETSLDDVDTRHPDLARLVGDGSVAVYGVNRALVAQRNNGGHVKVYAQFRAPLDWHANLDLADVEAVRSRLLALFDGWAAPVLDLLRHGTAFVHRPLHVLPVSHTWTHVPGVTLLGDAAHLMPPLGAGANLAMLEGAELAESIAAGPEDLDETVRAFEEQMWVRAGRWAKITTAGLERLVSPDPAEALALFDQVQPS
- a CDS encoding TetR/AcrR family transcriptional regulator, giving the protein MTVWDRPEPPSRPVPLDRERIVAAAIALADEGGLEAVSVRKVAARLDAGPMRLYRYISSKEELFDLMVDEVQAEILTEEQPGDWREALGVLAQRTRQAALRHAWLADLLGGRPAMGPNGLAVAEATLSAFDGLADVDTVMRAVETVSAYFIGAIRRETAHLRAEHATGLSKHDWQRAHGPHMTSMLATGRFPALAKAVYDGTDVDAETSFATGLEWVLDGVATKLARPPA
- a CDS encoding nitroreductase/quinone reductase family protein, whose translation is MPNAFNQQIIDEFRARDGKVGGPFEGARLLLLTTTGVRTGTPHTTPLGYYPDGGGRVLVIASAGGAPRHPDWFLNLVAEPRVRVESGVFTYDARAVVLEGAERDRLFARAVEADPGWARYQAKTDRVIPVVALQEIAQDGPPRLNAGSVSEALKLVHDAFRRELALIRAEFEATGSHLGAQLRVNCLALCQGLHQHHTGEDIGLFRVLADRHPEHAPLLDRLRDEHGRIAVLAGELRRVVGEKHADPALVLPEVVRLTEALEAHLTYEEDQLIPILDAATAP
- a CDS encoding aminoglycoside phosphotransferase family protein — translated: MVRPLTEHDSRLVACEDGAPVTVRERIPSALPVVIRTWQDEAEILNTICGVLPHVPRCLVKHRDLTILSYVEGMPLSRICPNDNPLHAGLVRALADLLADMTQVRRRHLPPLPPSWPRSSRDSRAFLRTLAFAAEKQIRQRNWDEFGGLFAMLGIPEDAMVRFAEKVPAQVSRPFSLLHTDLHRDNVIVSYDGAPPLICVDWELASYGDPLHDLATHLVRMRYPDYQWPEVIEAWREAMGRRRPAAVHGLDRDLRNYVAFERAQSVYPDVIRAAMSLGDSVKQQELDAATSAVHRALLAAEEPLRLASVPDETAIERILFRWNESHEDRHGHHWSRERIVWTADERLPLHPSLSKAAVSEALFEEGAASADRVFKGTAHLNTAVRVPSLPFPVMVRRRVGAANTRERRFLNEHAVLGAIERSDVSVRAPRVLALGISGLKEQFTIHSYEGPADGFRPPDHPVEGLRPYEADDLVDQLGALSSVDCEELDPFMEGLNLYPGLRAELVHMVNGLTKPTRDLMRELGLPDGYRLGEILDRHTLVPRRPVLLHGDLNPWNLVRGEWGGLVLIDWEMAVVGDPLYDLVRHMHLTPTRPEIRERLFARWERVLPEDCTKGWREDWRVYRWMEVVRSAYVDLDRLVTGDSLDAPNVRRAVGSYAMTLADAIAALGLPGRTTNPYLARALPHGERGSRRPAGVSAES